A single Neospora caninum Liverpool complete genome, chromosome VIIb DNA region contains:
- a CDS encoding SRS domain-containing protein: MARYLVHAGGVFRPLGRALLLAGLIQFVNRTAQSEAAQAMTENCESGEIQVSLTPGNLAVKLTCSGKSTLSPSESKALKYSNGNCEDGDKTFDELLGEGATATWKGSQLEITKLPTEAKQICYKCKDEQAVTCTAVINVPSQPKSCKTAVLPSRSLKAASGDLVLEVDGTEPVYFTCPDSHTLDPSETNQAYIGADECGTSPTAREDLQRKGDQRKAYSFQLTKEPTKQETFCYKCRKARGKAGDECTIKIKSVTTTTTTATGSSADDESTDSTTSGAATLNYITGLVCAATMWLGYLL, from the coding sequence ATGGCGAGATATCTTGTCCACGCGGGCGGCGTGTTTCGCCCTCTAGGTCGCGCTCTGTTACTTGCTGGGCTCATTCAGTTTGTCAACCGCACTGCACAATCCGAGGCAGCTCAGGCGATGACTGAGAACTGCGAGAGTGGCGAGATCCAAGTTTCGTTGACTCCCGGTAACCTGGCCGTCAAGCTAACGTGCTCGGGTAAATCAACACTCTCTCCAAGTGAATCCAAGGCACTTAAATACTCGAATGGGAATTGCGAGGATGGAGACAAGACATTCGATGAATTGCTAGGAGAAGGTGCTACAGCGACCTGGAAGGGTTCGCAGCTGGAAATCACAAAGCTACCCACCGAAGCAAAACAAATATGTTACAAGTGCAAGGATGAACAAGCAGTCACCTGCACAGCGGTAATCAACGTCCCGAGCCAGCCAAAAAGTTGTAAAACTGCGGTGTTGCCGAGCCGTAGTTTGAAAGCCGCATCAGGAGATCTCGTTCTCGAAGTAGACGGCACGGAGCCAGTTTACTTCACATGTCCGGATAGTCACACTCTGGATCCCTCGGAAACAAACCAGGCATACATTGGAGCAGATGAATGTGGTACTTCACCAACTGCAAGAGAGGACTTGCAGCGGAAGGGAGATCAAAGGAAGGCTTACTCGTTCCAGCTGACGAAAGAACCGACGAAGCAGGAAACGTTTTGCTACAAATGCAGGAAAGCAAGGGGTAAGGCAGGCGACGAGTGCACGATTAAAATCAAAAGCGTAACGACAACCACAACAACAGCAACTGGATCGTCAGCAGACGATGAATCTACGGATTCAACTACTTCCGGAGCAGCGACATTGAACTACATCACTGGCCTCGTCTGTGCGGCTACCATGTGGCTGGGCTACCTTTTGTAA
- a CDS encoding SRS domain-containing protein, with the protein MARYLVHAGGVFRPLGRVLLLAGLIQFVNRTAQSTAVEVPTHTCASDRIEVSLTPGNLAVKLACPPESTFTPAGSNNALQYTNGTCGEQKTLTELLGNGSKSTWDGSTLTMSKLPTEAKQICYQCKKGDDVTCTAVINVASMPQSCTVSGAPGRSLTAASGDLVLEVNATDPVFFTCPSDCTLGPPTATQVYVGEKCGEPATQRDDIERKGEQTNGYSFQLKQQPQKEETFCYKCKKSGEPPNDGCTVKIKSVTTTTTTVPGSSTDDESTDSSASGAATVNYVTGLLWLGVMCLGYLL; encoded by the coding sequence ATGGCGAGATATCTTGTCCACGCGGGCGGCGTGTTTCGCCCTCTAGGTCGCGTTCTGTTACTTGCTGGGCTCATTCAGTTTGTCAACCGCACTGCACAGTCTACGGCTGTTGAGGTGCCAACCCACACGTGCGCCAGTGACAGGATCGAGGTGTCGTTGACTCCCGGTAACCTGGCCGTCAAGCTGGCATGTCCCCCTGAGTCAACATTCACTCCAGCTGGTTCAAATAATGCCCTTCAGTACACGAACGGCACATGCGGGGAACAAAAAACTTTGACTGAATTACTAGGAAATGGCTCTAAATCAACCTGGGACGGCTCGACACTGACAATGTCGAAGCTCCCCACCGAAGCAAAGCAAATATGTTACCAGTGCAAAAAAGGCGATGACGTCACCTGCACAGCCGTAATCAACGTTGCGAGTATGCCACAAAGTTGTACGGTTTCGGGGGCGCCGGGCCGTAGTTTAACAGCTGCATCAGGAGATCTCGTTCTCGAAGTAAATGCCACGGACCCAGTTTTCTTCACCTGTCCCTCTGATTGCACTCTTGGTCCCCCTACTGCAACACAAGTATACGTTGGAGAAAAATGCGGAGAACCAGCAACTCAAAGAGACGACATTgagcgaaagggagaacaaACCAATGGTTACTCGTTCCAACTGAAGCAGCAACCGCAGAAGGAGGAAACGTTTTGCTACAAATGCAAGAAATCGGGTGAACCGCCAAACGACGGGTGCACGGTTAAAATCAAAAGCGTAACTACAACCACAACAACAGTACCTGGATCGTCAACAGACGATGAATCTACGGATTCAAGTGCTTCTGGAGCAGCGACAGTGAACTACGTCACGGGACTTTTGTGGCTGGGGGTCATGTGTCTGGGATACCTTTTGTAA